In one Pseudomonas sp. MM211 genomic region, the following are encoded:
- a CDS encoding sarcosine oxidase subunit alpha codes for MSQVNRLSQGGRIDRSQPLTFSFNGQTYQGYAGDTLAAALLANGVDVVGRSFKYSRPRGIVAAGAEEPNAVLQIGSAEAAQIPNVRATQQALYANLTATSTNGWPSVNTDLMGILGKVGGGMMPPGFYYKTFMYPQNLWLTYEKYIRKAAGLGRAPKENDPDIYDYLNQHCDVLVVGAGPAGLAAALAAGRSGARVILADEQEELGGSLLSTREMLDDMPAAEWAAKAIAELQAMPEVTLLARATVNGYHDHNFLTIHQRLTDHLGEVAAMGQPRQRLHRVRAGRVVLATGAHERPLVYANNDVPGNMLADAVSTYVRRYGVAPGQKLVLSTNNDYAYRVVLDWLDAGRQVVAVADARSNPRGSWVEEARRRGVRVLTSSGVVEARGSKRVTGARICAIDAARHKVTSPGETLDCDLIVSSGGYSPVVHLASHLGGRPVWREDILAFVPGDGFQKRHCAGAVNGVFGMGDSLADGFEAGAKAAAEVGFQPVSGTLPKAEKRIEEASIALFQVPHDKNTARAPKQFVDQQNDVTAAGIELATREGFESVEHVKRYTALGFGTDQGKLGNINGLAIAARSLGISIAEMGTTMFRPNYTPVTFGAIAGRHCGDLFEPKRYTAIQKWHLENGAEFEDVGQWKRPWYFPKKDEDLHAAVARECLAVRNAVGILDASTLGKIDIQGPDAREFLNRVYTNAWTKLDVGKARYGLMCKEDGMVFDDGVTACLADNHFVMTTTTGGAARVMEWLEIYHQTEWPELKVYFSSVTDHWATMTLSGPNSRKLLAEVTDIDLDKDAFPFMTWKEGTVGGVPARVFRISFTGELSYEVNVQANYALGVWEKIIAAGQKHGLTPYGTETMHVLRAEKGFIIVGQDTDGSVTPDDLNMGWCVGRTKPFSWIGWRGMNREDTLKEGRKQLVGLKPVDPNKVLPEGAQLVFDPKQQIPMTMVGHVTSSYMSAAMGHSFAMALVRGGLKRIGERVFAPLVDGSVIEAEIVSSVFYDPKGDRQNV; via the coding sequence ATGAGCCAGGTCAATCGTCTTTCCCAGGGTGGCCGCATCGATCGCAGCCAGCCGCTGACCTTCAGCTTCAACGGCCAGACCTACCAGGGTTATGCCGGCGACACCCTGGCCGCCGCGCTGCTGGCCAACGGCGTCGACGTGGTCGGCCGCAGCTTCAAGTACTCCCGCCCGCGCGGCATCGTTGCCGCCGGCGCCGAGGAGCCCAATGCCGTGCTGCAGATCGGTTCCGCCGAAGCGGCGCAGATCCCCAACGTGCGGGCAACCCAGCAGGCGCTGTACGCGAACCTGACGGCCACCAGCACCAACGGCTGGCCGAGCGTCAACACCGACCTGATGGGGATTCTCGGCAAGGTCGGCGGCGGCATGATGCCGCCCGGCTTCTACTACAAGACCTTCATGTACCCGCAGAACCTCTGGCTGACGTACGAGAAGTACATCCGCAAGGCCGCCGGTCTCGGTCGCGCGCCGAAAGAAAACGACCCGGATATCTATGACTACCTGAACCAGCACTGCGACGTGCTGGTGGTCGGTGCCGGCCCTGCCGGGCTGGCTGCAGCCCTGGCCGCCGGCCGCAGTGGCGCCCGGGTCATTCTCGCCGATGAACAGGAAGAGCTCGGCGGCAGCCTGCTCTCTACCCGCGAGATGCTCGACGACATGCCAGCTGCCGAGTGGGCCGCCAAGGCCATCGCCGAGCTGCAGGCCATGCCGGAAGTGACCCTGCTGGCGCGTGCCACGGTCAACGGCTACCACGACCACAACTTCCTCACCATCCACCAGCGCCTCACCGACCACCTCGGTGAAGTCGCGGCAATGGGCCAACCGCGCCAGCGCCTGCATCGTGTGCGTGCCGGTCGCGTGGTGCTGGCCACCGGCGCCCACGAGCGCCCGCTGGTGTATGCCAACAACGACGTGCCCGGCAACATGCTGGCCGATGCCGTGTCGACCTACGTGCGCCGCTATGGCGTGGCGCCCGGACAGAAGCTGGTGCTGTCGACCAACAACGATTACGCCTACCGCGTGGTGCTCGACTGGCTCGACGCCGGTCGCCAGGTGGTGGCCGTGGCGGACGCCCGCAGCAACCCGCGCGGCAGCTGGGTCGAGGAAGCGCGGCGACGTGGCGTGCGCGTGCTCACCAGCAGCGGTGTGGTCGAGGCGCGTGGCAGCAAGCGTGTCACCGGTGCGCGCATCTGCGCCATCGACGCTGCCAGGCACAAGGTCACCAGCCCGGGCGAGACTCTCGACTGCGACCTGATCGTCAGCTCCGGCGGCTACAGCCCGGTGGTGCACCTGGCGTCGCACCTTGGCGGTCGTCCGGTCTGGCGTGAAGACATCCTCGCTTTCGTGCCGGGTGACGGTTTCCAGAAGCGTCATTGCGCTGGTGCCGTGAACGGTGTGTTCGGCATGGGCGACAGCCTCGCCGATGGTTTCGAAGCCGGTGCCAAAGCGGCCGCGGAAGTGGGCTTCCAGCCCGTGAGCGGTACGCTGCCGAAAGCCGAGAAGCGCATCGAGGAAGCGTCGATTGCACTGTTCCAGGTGCCGCACGACAAAAACACCGCACGTGCGCCCAAGCAGTTCGTCGATCAGCAGAACGATGTCACCGCCGCCGGTATCGAGCTGGCCACCCGTGAGGGCTTCGAGTCGGTCGAGCACGTCAAACGCTACACCGCGCTGGGCTTCGGTACCGATCAGGGCAAGCTGGGCAACATCAACGGTCTGGCCATTGCCGCCCGTTCGCTGGGCATCAGCATCGCCGAAATGGGCACCACCATGTTCCGCCCGAACTACACCCCGGTGACCTTCGGCGCCATCGCCGGTCGTCATTGCGGCGATCTGTTCGAGCCCAAGCGCTACACAGCCATCCAGAAGTGGCACCTGGAAAATGGCGCCGAGTTCGAGGACGTCGGCCAGTGGAAGCGCCCCTGGTACTTCCCGAAAAAAGATGAAGACCTGCACGCCGCGGTGGCCCGCGAGTGCCTGGCCGTGCGTAATGCGGTGGGCATTCTCGACGCCTCGACCCTGGGCAAGATCGACATTCAGGGCCCGGATGCTCGCGAGTTTCTCAACCGCGTCTACACCAACGCCTGGACCAAGCTGGACGTGGGCAAGGCCCGCTACGGCCTGATGTGCAAGGAAGACGGCATGGTCTTCGACGACGGCGTAACGGCCTGTCTGGCCGACAACCATTTCGTCATGACCACCACCACTGGCGGCGCTGCCCGCGTGATGGAGTGGCTGGAGATCTACCACCAGACCGAATGGCCGGAGCTGAAGGTGTACTTCTCTTCAGTGACCGACCACTGGGCGACCATGACCTTGTCCGGCCCCAACAGCCGCAAGCTGCTGGCCGAAGTTACCGACATCGACCTGGACAAGGACGCCTTCCCGTTCATGACCTGGAAGGAAGGCACTGTCGGCGGCGTGCCGGCGCGGGTCTTCCGAATTTCCTTCACCGGTGAGCTGAGCTACGAAGTCAACGTCCAGGCCAACTATGCCCTGGGCGTGTGGGAGAAGATCATCGCCGCCGGCCAGAAGCACGGCCTGACCCCATACGGCACCGAGACCATGCACGTGCTGCGTGCCGAGAAGGGCTTCATCATCGTCGGTCAGGACACCGATGGCTCGGTCACCCCGGACGACCTGAACATGGGCTGGTGCGTCGGGCGTACCAAGCCGTTCTCCTGGATCGGCTGGCGCGGTATGAATCGCGAAGACACCCTCAAGGAAGGCCGCAAGCAACTGGTCGGCCTCAAGCCGGTGGATCCGAACAAGGTACTGCCAGAAGGCGCGCAACTGGTCTTCGACCCCAAGCAGCAGATTCCGATGACCATGGTTGGTCACGTCACTTCCAGCTACATGAGCGCCGCGATGGGCCATTCCTTCGCCATGGCCCTGGTCAGGGGCGGCCTCAAGCGCATCGGCGAGCGCGTCTTCGCGCCGCTGGTCGATGGCAGCGTGATCGAAGCCGAAATCGTCAGCTCCGTGTTCTATGACCCGAAAGGGGATCGCCAGAATGTCTAA
- a CDS encoding sarcosine oxidase subunit delta, with protein sequence MLHIFCPHCGELRSEEEFHAGGQAHIPRPVDPNACTDAQWGEYLFFRDNPRGIHHELWIHAAGCRQYFNVTRHTVSYEILETYKIGERPSVTEASLAEKKAVDQGVTA encoded by the coding sequence ATGTTGCACATCTTCTGCCCTCACTGTGGCGAACTGCGTTCCGAAGAAGAATTCCACGCTGGCGGCCAGGCGCACATTCCCCGCCCGGTGGATCCGAACGCCTGCACCGATGCGCAGTGGGGCGAGTACCTGTTCTTCCGCGACAACCCGCGTGGCATCCACCACGAGCTGTGGATTCACGCAGCAGGCTGCCGTCAGTACTTCAACGTCACCCGCCACACGGTGAGCTACGAGATTCTCGAAACCTACAAGATCGGCGAGCGCCCCAGCGTCACTGAGGCTTCGCTCGCCGAGAAGAAGGCCGTCGACCAAGGAGTAACGGCATGA
- the purU gene encoding formyltetrahydrofolate deformylase, producing the protein MSRTPDTWILTAHCPSLLGTVDVVTRYLFEQGCYVTEHHSFDDRLASRFFIRVEFRAQAGFDEAAFLAGLDERTAPFEMRTELTPPGYRAKVVIMVSKADHCLNDLLYRQRTGQLPMDITAIVSNHPDLKPLADWHGIPYYHFALDPNDKPAQERRVMQVVEDTGAELVVLARYMQVLSAELCRKLDGRAINIHHSLLPGFKGAKPYHQAYQKGVKLVGATAHFINNDLDEGPIITQGVESVDHAHYPEDLVAKGRDIECLTLARAVSYFLERRVFLNANRTVVL; encoded by the coding sequence ATGAGCCGCACCCCCGATACCTGGATTCTCACCGCCCATTGCCCGAGCCTGCTGGGTACCGTGGATGTGGTTACTCGCTACCTGTTCGAGCAGGGCTGCTACGTCACCGAGCACCACAGTTTCGATGATCGGCTGGCCAGCCGCTTCTTCATCCGCGTCGAATTCCGCGCCCAGGCCGGTTTCGACGAAGCGGCGTTTCTCGCCGGCCTTGATGAGCGCACCGCGCCCTTCGAGATGCGCACAGAACTGACGCCGCCGGGTTACCGCGCCAAGGTGGTGATCATGGTCTCCAAGGCTGATCATTGCCTCAACGACTTACTCTACCGCCAGCGCACCGGCCAGTTGCCGATGGATATCACCGCCATCGTCTCCAATCACCCGGATCTCAAGCCGCTGGCCGACTGGCACGGCATCCCCTATTACCACTTTGCCCTCGACCCCAACGACAAGCCGGCGCAGGAGCGCAGGGTGATGCAGGTGGTCGAGGACACCGGCGCCGAACTGGTGGTGCTCGCCCGCTATATGCAGGTGTTGTCCGCCGAGCTGTGCCGCAAGCTCGATGGCCGGGCGATCAACATCCATCACTCGCTGCTGCCCGGTTTCAAGGGCGCCAAGCCCTATCACCAGGCGTATCAGAAGGGCGTGAAGCTGGTCGGCGCCACCGCGCACTTCATCAACAACGATCTCGACGAGGGGCCGATCATCACCCAGGGGGTGGAAAGCGTCGATCATGCGCACTACCCCGAGGATCTGGTGGCAAAAGGCCGGGATATCGAATGCCTGACCCTGGCTCGTGCCGTCAGTTATTTCCTCGAGCGACGCGTGTTCCTCAACGCCAACCGCACCGTCGTGCTCTGA
- a CDS encoding sarcosine oxidase subunit gamma, whose amino-acid sequence MSNANLYQQRPADIAGQSSLHHAGLHELAGKGRQGAGVTLREKSLLGHLVLRGDADDANFAGGVHKALGLELPGALTLVANGDTSLQWLGPDEWLLIVPGGSEFEVERTLRETLDGQHISVVNVSGGQTLLELRGPKVRELLMKSSSYDVHPKNFPVGKAVGTVFAKSQLVIRRTGEETWELLIRRSFSDYFWLWLQDASAEYGLAVEA is encoded by the coding sequence ATGTCTAACGCCAATCTTTATCAGCAACGCCCTGCCGACATCGCCGGGCAGTCGTCCCTGCACCATGCCGGGTTGCACGAATTGGCCGGCAAGGGCCGCCAGGGCGCTGGCGTCACCCTGCGTGAGAAGAGCCTGCTGGGCCATCTGGTCCTGCGTGGCGACGCCGACGATGCCAATTTTGCTGGCGGTGTACACAAGGCCCTCGGCCTCGAGCTGCCGGGCGCACTGACCTTAGTGGCCAACGGCGATACCTCTCTGCAGTGGCTGGGCCCGGACGAATGGCTGCTGATCGTGCCAGGCGGCAGCGAGTTCGAGGTCGAGCGCACGCTGCGCGAGACGCTGGATGGTCAGCATATTTCGGTGGTCAACGTCAGCGGAGGGCAGACCCTGCTGGAGCTGCGCGGGCCCAAGGTGCGCGAGCTGCTGATGAAGTCCAGCAGCTACGACGTTCACCCGAAAAACTTTCCGGTGGGCAAGGCGGTAGGCACGGTGTTCGCCAAGTCCCAACTGGTGATTCGCCGCACCGGCGAGGAGACCTGGGAGCTGCTGATCCGCCGCAGCTTCTCCGACTACTTCTGGCTGTGGCTGCAGGATGCCAGCGCCGAGTACGGGTTGGCTGTGGAGGCCTGA